One Gammaproteobacteria bacterium DNA window includes the following coding sequences:
- a CDS encoding DUF2892 domain-containing protein — MENLNTKSRIFRVILGSAMLLNMLTLSTDANAIAAMTGMAFYSLMTALIAWDPLYAVAISIKETLSTPTSKEALLRN; from the coding sequence ATGGAAAATCTAAACACAAAAAGCCGCATCTTTCGCGTAATTCTAGGCAGCGCAATGTTACTCAACATGCTTACCTTATCAACAGATGCAAACGCTATTGCCGCCATGACAGGGATGGCATTTTACTCGCTGATGACTGCATTAATCGCATGGGATCCGCTTTACGCAGTCGCTATATCCATTAAAGAAACACTTTCGACGCCAACTTCTAAGGAGGCTTTATTGAGAAACTAG
- a CDS encoding EAL domain-containing protein, protein MSSQLHTAFSLALRKALFAFAILSALAVTGFSMFSWSREQHDIKENLTILSGFLAYASQSFFNDVGNGLVPLADILDHANVLRSPEKTREHLVNFQKLHPEIGAMAIFIPSGEMLINTATAPGQPLPDFRKLPDYFAQLKADMASTERFTIGRPEFGKALQKWRFAFRRVVRNADGSPKFVVQAAIPLDPNSTFLLKLPVPPQSYIGLLREDGYQQARWPVPPGVKAYDRISEGPAAQMIADNPGISSGVFGGISPWSEEDGQRIGAFTKLSDAKMYAYISVPDSYSINQWWRHNAPVFIGLVIGLVAFCVGAYRVTQREKLYSRELFNQARQDPLTGLANRALIDEVIPAKIVDARDLKQRFALLFIDLDRFKNINDAFGHDVGDQLIIAASEKIQSVIHRGDFIGRFGGDEFVVLLDDCDTAASALVTDRILNVFQAPLTVGLKTLQVTPSIGIAVYPDHGSDMETLTKHADTAMYEAKRRGGSAFAVYAEELGDNVRRHLEIEHQLRDALNNEELRLFYQPIVELSSGRVVGAEALLRWQLPDGSFRSPLDFIGIAEDSGLIIPIGAWVLNTACKQLKRWNVAGYDMWVSVNLSARQFSDPSLVKKVSCAIIDSGIDSARLELEITESAAMRDPEMSVKTIGCLKELGVRLSIDDFGTGYSSLSYLKRIPADKIKIDKSFVDGLAIEVEDTAIVRMILALVESLEKTSLAEGIETGDQYHALKTMGCQLGQGYWISKPIPTNAFDDLLVKQGVQFVDVARFNSDFKFKQA, encoded by the coding sequence ATGTCGTCACAACTGCACACCGCGTTTTCGCTGGCATTACGTAAGGCGTTATTTGCCTTTGCTATTTTAAGTGCCCTGGCGGTGACAGGGTTCAGTATGTTCAGCTGGTCACGAGAACAGCACGATATCAAAGAAAATCTCACAATTTTATCCGGCTTTCTTGCCTATGCTTCCCAGTCCTTTTTTAACGACGTCGGTAATGGATTGGTGCCGCTGGCAGATATATTAGATCATGCTAATGTATTACGGTCCCCTGAAAAGACAAGAGAGCATCTGGTCAACTTCCAAAAACTACACCCTGAGATCGGCGCGATGGCGATCTTTATTCCTTCCGGCGAAATGCTGATCAACACAGCAACAGCACCCGGCCAGCCCTTACCAGACTTTAGAAAACTTCCAGATTACTTTGCGCAGTTGAAGGCTGACATGGCAAGTACGGAGCGCTTTACTATCGGGCGACCCGAGTTCGGCAAGGCCTTGCAAAAATGGCGGTTTGCCTTCCGGCGGGTGGTTCGCAATGCAGACGGAAGTCCAAAGTTTGTAGTTCAGGCTGCAATTCCACTCGATCCAAATAGTACATTTTTGCTAAAGCTTCCGGTGCCGCCGCAAAGCTATATCGGATTACTTCGAGAAGATGGATATCAACAAGCGCGTTGGCCAGTTCCGCCTGGTGTAAAAGCCTATGACAGAATTTCTGAAGGGCCGGCTGCCCAGATGATAGCGGATAATCCGGGGATTTCCTCGGGCGTGTTCGGTGGGATTTCGCCATGGTCTGAGGAGGATGGGCAACGCATAGGCGCGTTTACAAAATTGTCGGATGCGAAAATGTATGCGTACATCTCTGTGCCGGATTCGTATTCAATTAACCAATGGTGGCGTCATAACGCGCCTGTGTTTATCGGTCTGGTTATTGGACTAGTCGCATTCTGCGTCGGCGCTTATCGCGTGACACAACGGGAAAAGCTTTACAGTCGCGAGTTGTTCAATCAGGCACGACAAGATCCACTGACAGGTCTGGCAAATCGTGCCCTTATAGATGAGGTGATTCCGGCAAAAATTGTAGATGCGAGGGATTTAAAACAACGCTTTGCCCTGCTATTTATTGATCTGGATCGATTTAAAAACATCAATGATGCTTTCGGGCACGATGTCGGCGATCAGTTAATCATTGCGGCATCTGAGAAAATACAAAGCGTGATCCATCGGGGTGATTTTATCGGGCGCTTTGGCGGGGATGAATTTGTCGTACTTCTGGATGATTGTGATACGGCTGCATCTGCTTTAGTTACTGATCGTATACTGAATGTTTTTCAGGCACCACTTACCGTTGGTTTGAAGACATTACAGGTAACGCCGTCGATAGGGATCGCCGTTTATCCCGATCATGGCAGCGATATGGAGACTTTAACAAAACATGCTGATACGGCCATGTATGAAGCGAAGCGTAGGGGTGGTAGTGCTTTCGCTGTCTACGCAGAAGAACTGGGCGACAATGTTCGCCGCCATTTGGAGATTGAGCATCAACTGCGTGATGCATTAAATAATGAAGAGCTACGATTGTTCTATCAACCGATTGTCGAGTTGAGTAGTGGGCGCGTAGTAGGGGCTGAGGCCTTGTTGCGTTGGCAATTGCCCGATGGATCTTTTCGCTCACCGCTCGACTTTATTGGAATAGCGGAGGACTCCGGCCTGATAATTCCGATCGGTGCATGGGTGTTGAATACCGCGTGTAAGCAACTTAAACGCTGGAACGTGGCAGGATACGATATGTGGGTTTCGGTGAATCTTTCGGCGAGACAGTTTAGTGATCCGAGCCTGGTGAAAAAAGTCTCCTGCGCCATTATCGATAGCGGCATAGACTCGGCCAGATTGGAACTGGAAATTACAGAAAGCGCTGCGATGCGTGACCCGGAAATGTCAGTCAAGACGATAGGGTGTCTGAAGGAATTAGGCGTGCGACTATCGATTGATGATTTCGGTACAGGCTACTCGTCGCTCAGTTATCTGAAACGCATTCCAGCGGATAAAATCAAGATAGATAAATCCTTTGTCGATGGCCTCGCAATCGAAGTGGAAGACACCGCCATAGTTCGCATGATACTGGCGCTGGTCGAGTCCTTAGAAAAAACCTCGCTGGCAGAAGGTATCGAGACAGGCGATCAATATCATGCCCTGAAAACCATGGGCTGTCAGCTCGGCCAGGGATACTGGATAAGCAAACCTATTCCTACCAATGCATTTGACGACTTGCTGGTCAAGCAGGGCGTACAATTTGTCGACGTTGCTCGGTTTAATAGCGACTTCAAATTTAAGCAAGCATAA
- a CDS encoding ABC transporter substrate-binding protein encodes MKVAECTTFSHKRKKLLNSLLVLSWLIVALITTSAVAEVGPAEKEDLKFGFIKLTDMAPLAVAYEKGFFEDEGLFVSLEAQANWKVLLDRVIDGQLDGAHMLAGQPLGATIGFGTKAHIITAFSMDLNGNAITVSNSVWDEMKLHVARRKDGKPLHPIKADALKPVVENYKKQGKAFKMGMVFPVSTHNYELRYWLAAGGLHPGYYAPHKGDVSGNLQADVLLSVTPPPQMPSTMEAGTIFGYCVGEPWNQQAVFKGIGVPVITDYEIWKNNPEKVFGVSKEWADKYPNTHIRVVKAMIRAAMWLDESNNKNRSEAVKILSRSNYVGADYNVIANSMTGTFEYEKGDKREAPDFNVFFRYNASYPYFSDAIWYLTQMRRWGQISEYKPDSWYMDVAKKVYRPDIYALAAEELIKEGKAKASDFPEFKSESGFRPPQTHFIDNITYDGTKPNHYLDQFKIGISGNTKI; translated from the coding sequence ATGAAAGTCGCAGAGTGCACTACCTTTTCGCATAAGAGAAAAAAATTACTGAATAGCTTATTGGTCCTGAGTTGGCTAATCGTTGCCTTGATCACAACAAGTGCTGTCGCCGAAGTAGGGCCCGCAGAGAAAGAAGATTTGAAATTCGGATTTATTAAGCTGACCGATATGGCACCACTTGCTGTCGCCTATGAAAAGGGATTCTTTGAAGACGAGGGATTATTTGTATCTTTAGAAGCGCAAGCAAACTGGAAGGTGTTATTAGATCGCGTTATCGACGGACAGCTCGATGGGGCGCACATGTTGGCCGGCCAGCCCCTGGGCGCAACAATAGGATTTGGCACAAAGGCGCACATAATTACCGCGTTTAGCATGGATCTTAACGGCAACGCTATTACTGTTTCAAATTCAGTATGGGACGAAATGAAGCTACATGTTGCCAGGCGTAAAGATGGAAAGCCGCTGCATCCAATCAAGGCAGATGCGTTAAAGCCGGTAGTTGAAAACTATAAAAAGCAGGGCAAGGCATTCAAAATGGGTATGGTGTTTCCGGTCTCTACACACAATTATGAATTGCGCTATTGGCTCGCGGCGGGAGGCCTGCATCCTGGCTATTATGCACCACACAAAGGTGATGTCAGCGGTAATCTCCAGGCCGATGTATTGTTATCAGTGACGCCTCCGCCACAGATGCCTTCTACTATGGAAGCCGGAACGATATTTGGCTACTGCGTTGGTGAACCCTGGAATCAGCAAGCTGTGTTCAAGGGAATTGGTGTACCTGTTATTACTGACTATGAAATATGGAAAAACAATCCTGAAAAAGTATTCGGTGTCAGTAAGGAATGGGCAGACAAGTACCCCAATACGCATATTCGTGTGGTTAAGGCCATGATTCGTGCCGCCATGTGGTTGGACGAAAGCAATAACAAAAATCGTTCAGAGGCGGTAAAGATTCTTTCAAGGAGCAACTATGTGGGTGCAGACTATAACGTAATTGCCAATAGTATGACGGGAACCTTCGAATATGAAAAAGGTGATAAACGTGAGGCGCCAGATTTCAATGTCTTCTTTAGATATAATGCTTCTTATCCTTATTTCTCTGACGCAATCTGGTATTTGACTCAAATGCGTAGATGGGGACAGATTTCTGAATACAAGCCAGATAGCTGGTACATGGATGTGGCGAAGAAGGTATATCGCCCGGATATCTACGCTTTAGCGGCTGAAGAACTCATAAAGGAAGGAAAAGCGAAGGCAAGCGATTTTCCAGAGTTCAAATCAGAAAGCGGCTTCCGTCCTCCACAGACGCATTTTATTGACAACATAACTTACGACGGAACAAAACCCAATCACTATCTGGATCAGTTCAAGATAGGCATCAGCGGTAATACGAAGATATAA
- a CDS encoding ABC transporter ATP-binding protein → MVNPFLDISHVSISFPTPKGVFKALDSINLKIEKGEFISLIGHSGCGKSTVLNIVAGLYKATEGGVILKGKEVNEPGPERAVVFQNHSLLPWLTAYENVALAAKQVFRKTKTKQQIREWVEHNLELVHMTHAMHKRPNEISGGMKQRVGIARALAMEPEVLLMDEPFGALDALTRAHLQDSLIEIQNALNNTVIMITHDVDEAVLLSDRIVMMTNGPAAKIGEILKVELPRPRDRLALAGDYHYNHYRAEVLRFLHGKQKLHAA, encoded by the coding sequence ATGGTAAATCCGTTTCTGGACATATCACATGTCTCTATTTCGTTTCCAACACCTAAGGGTGTGTTTAAGGCGCTTGATTCCATCAATTTGAAGATAGAAAAAGGCGAATTTATTTCCCTTATAGGACATTCAGGCTGTGGGAAATCAACAGTGCTAAACATCGTAGCAGGTCTGTATAAGGCCACTGAAGGAGGGGTGATCCTAAAGGGAAAAGAGGTAAACGAGCCGGGGCCTGAGCGTGCAGTGGTTTTTCAAAATCACTCTTTACTCCCCTGGTTGACGGCATACGAAAATGTAGCACTCGCAGCAAAACAGGTGTTTCGAAAAACGAAAACTAAACAGCAGATAAGAGAATGGGTAGAACACAATCTTGAACTGGTACATATGACTCATGCCATGCACAAACGACCAAACGAAATATCAGGTGGCATGAAACAGCGGGTTGGAATAGCCCGTGCGCTGGCCATGGAACCAGAGGTCTTGCTCATGGACGAGCCTTTCGGTGCACTTGATGCGCTTACGCGTGCGCATCTGCAGGATTCTCTGATTGAGATTCAAAATGCGCTCAACAATACGGTCATTATGATCACGCATGATGTTGATGAAGCCGTTTTGCTTTCAGACCGTATCGTGATGATGACAAATGGCCCGGCGGCGAAAATAGGCGAGATACTTAAGGTTGAATTGCCTCGTCCACGAGATAGGCTGGCACTGGCAGGTGACTATCACTACAACCATTATCGGGCAGAAGTACTTCGTTTTCTCCATGGCAAACAGAAATTACATGCTGCTTGA
- a CDS encoding sigma 54-interacting transcriptional regulator, translating into MNDFSNTKIDIDALLEACHVVSNVATPQESISQLLAILVNCVGLEKARVLMPDENRTYRVVYQYGLTPEEERMAIYKFGEGITGQVVLKNKIVLIPDVKDEPRFLGKITDISIFNQTKISFIGIPIAMKRQGVCVLSVNRLNADSPVLENDLIVLQLFSAFIKQALEIHEFLLLETKQLQEENRQLKYSLSRRRQDIIGSDPALLHALESARQSAKSNASVLLMGESGTGKERFAQYIHQKSPRCDKEFVAINCAAIPNNLLESELFGHEKGAFTGADKFKIGKFEAADGGTLFLDEIGDMNADVQAKLLRVLQESEIVRLGSNKVRKVDVRIVAATHQNIQDAIGKGRFRLDLFYRLNVITLKLPALRERKGDIALLARFFLERANAKYGKHCRFTQEILKTMKDYSWPGNIRQLENIVERCVILSEREEIEHSLLASGLEEPGTISLQTERSEQQHNDLSRPYRPANHLPRESIVQAVRNAHGNKTHAARTLGISARQLHYRIQKLGIIESEFL; encoded by the coding sequence ATGAACGACTTTTCGAACACAAAAATCGATATAGATGCTTTACTGGAGGCATGTCATGTCGTCAGTAATGTAGCGACTCCCCAAGAGTCGATCAGCCAACTTCTCGCTATACTGGTTAACTGCGTCGGTCTTGAAAAGGCCAGAGTCTTAATGCCCGACGAAAACAGGACCTACAGGGTCGTCTATCAATATGGCCTAACCCCAGAAGAAGAACGCATGGCTATATACAAATTTGGCGAAGGTATCACCGGCCAAGTTGTTTTGAAAAACAAGATTGTGTTGATTCCAGATGTGAAGGATGAACCACGATTTCTTGGAAAAATAACTGACATCAGTATTTTCAATCAAACTAAGATCTCCTTTATTGGCATTCCCATAGCGATGAAAAGACAAGGTGTCTGCGTACTTTCCGTGAACCGGCTCAACGCAGATAGCCCGGTCCTGGAAAATGATTTGATTGTTTTGCAACTGTTCTCTGCGTTTATAAAACAGGCCTTGGAAATTCACGAGTTTTTACTACTAGAGACTAAACAGTTACAAGAAGAAAATCGGCAACTGAAGTACAGCCTGAGCCGTCGAAGACAGGATATTATCGGTAGTGACCCAGCGTTGTTGCATGCTTTGGAAAGCGCCAGACAAAGCGCCAAATCAAACGCATCAGTGCTTTTGATGGGCGAGTCAGGCACTGGCAAAGAGCGCTTTGCTCAGTATATACATCAAAAAAGCCCACGCTGTGATAAAGAGTTTGTCGCGATTAATTGCGCGGCCATACCTAATAATCTTCTGGAATCCGAATTGTTTGGTCATGAAAAGGGCGCATTTACAGGCGCGGATAAATTCAAGATTGGAAAATTTGAAGCGGCTGACGGTGGCACGCTATTTCTTGACGAGATAGGCGATATGAATGCCGACGTACAGGCCAAGTTACTTCGGGTGCTTCAGGAGTCTGAAATTGTACGACTAGGTTCAAATAAGGTCAGAAAGGTCGATGTTCGAATCGTTGCAGCAACTCACCAAAATATTCAGGATGCCATAGGCAAGGGTCGCTTTCGCCTGGATTTATTCTATAGGCTAAATGTTATTACCTTAAAATTGCCCGCACTGAGAGAGAGAAAAGGTGATATAGCCTTGCTGGCCCGCTTCTTTTTAGAACGCGCGAACGCGAAGTATGGAAAACATTGTCGCTTTACCCAGGAAATTTTGAAAACTATGAAAGACTATTCCTGGCCAGGAAATATTCGGCAATTAGAGAATATTGTGGAACGTTGCGTAATACTGAGCGAAAGAGAGGAAATCGAGCATTCCTTGCTCGCCTCTGGACTAGAAGAACCCGGGACGATTAGCTTACAGACTGAGCGAAGCGAACAACAACACAACGACTTGTCAAGGCCGTATCGACCGGCCAATCACTTACCCAGAGAGAGTATTGTGCAGGCGGTAAGAAATGCCCATGGCAACAAAACACACGCTGCGCGAACATTAGGAATTTCAGCTCGTCAGCTGCATTATCGAATTCAAAAACTTGGCATTATAGAGAGTGAGTTTTTGTAG
- a CDS encoding ABC transporter permease, giving the protein MTEQVINLLRAKFNWTSQTFTVPSWSIVREKLLETAKSLGLPVVGILIFLLIWSGGAPKIETSLGTVPGPSAVLSQFSSLVDEHNAARNKEAAFYARQEERNARKLAENPNAETQIRAYTGSPTFFDQIWTSLFTVLSGFFLASIIAIPIGILSGLNKNVYAAINPIVQIFKPVSPLAWLPIVTMVVSALYVSDDPAFEKSYLNSMFTVMLCCLWPTMINTAVGVASINQDLVNVSKVLKLNFFTHIYKVVLPASIPMMFTGLRLSLGIAWMVLIAAEMLAQNPGLGKFVWDEFQNGSSNSLGRIMVAVVVIGLIGFFLDRVMLSLQKWVSWDKTAELR; this is encoded by the coding sequence ATGACAGAACAGGTGATCAATTTATTGCGTGCGAAGTTCAATTGGACTTCGCAAACCTTTACCGTTCCCAGTTGGAGCATTGTGAGAGAAAAGCTACTGGAAACGGCTAAGAGTCTGGGGCTGCCCGTGGTAGGTATATTAATATTTTTGCTTATTTGGTCCGGTGGCGCGCCAAAAATCGAAACATCGCTCGGCACCGTACCAGGGCCTTCGGCAGTGTTGAGTCAATTCAGTTCTCTGGTTGATGAGCACAATGCGGCGCGGAATAAAGAGGCAGCTTTCTACGCAAGACAGGAAGAACGCAATGCCAGGAAACTCGCAGAGAATCCAAATGCAGAGACGCAAATACGCGCCTATACGGGAAGTCCTACTTTTTTTGATCAGATATGGACAAGTCTGTTTACCGTATTGAGTGGATTTTTTCTCGCATCTATTATTGCTATTCCCATCGGTATACTCAGTGGGTTAAATAAAAATGTATACGCGGCGATAAATCCTATCGTTCAGATTTTCAAACCCGTTTCTCCTCTTGCATGGCTGCCTATAGTCACCATGGTCGTCAGTGCGCTTTATGTCAGTGATGATCCTGCGTTTGAGAAATCGTATCTAAACTCCATGTTTACGGTCATGCTCTGTTGTCTTTGGCCTACGATGATAAATACCGCTGTAGGCGTCGCCAGTATCAATCAGGATCTTGTCAACGTAAGCAAAGTTCTCAAGTTGAACTTTTTTACTCATATATACAAAGTCGTTTTACCAGCATCTATACCAATGATGTTTACTGGTCTTCGTCTATCGCTAGGTATTGCCTGGATGGTACTGATTGCGGCGGAGATGTTGGCGCAGAATCCTGGGCTCGGCAAGTTTGTCTGGGACGAATTTCAAAACGGTTCGTCAAATTCTCTGGGGCGCATAATGGTAGCCGTTGTTGTTATTGGTCTCATTGGTTTCTTTTTGGATAGGGTTATGCTCAGCCTTCAGAAATGGGTGAGCTGGGATAAAACCGCAGAACTACGTTAG